In one Planctomycetota bacterium genomic region, the following are encoded:
- the pyrF gene encoding orotidine-5'-phosphate decarboxylase, which translates to MTTAPLAGATIPADPFAVRLAAAVKGRRTPACIGLDPRHDSLPPALRAASPGDAAAVARAFARFCTEVIDVVAGLVPIVKPQLACFEAIGPHGMAALADVIAHARSRGLLVLADGKRNDIGSTAESYAAGWLGGPWGTDALTVNPYLGLDALEPFVKAATARHAGVFVLVKTSNPGSRDFQDLEIGGKTIYDHVAAGVEGFAAATSAGARYGAVGAVVGATWPRQLDALRAAMPHAWILVPGFGRQGGRAADVRGAFHADGLGALVVSARDVIFAHARPEMNAGLADSQWQTAVDRACHDMIDRLAADTPAASLRT; encoded by the coding sequence ATGACCACCGCACCGCTCGCCGGCGCCACGATCCCGGCCGACCCGTTCGCCGTGCGGCTGGCCGCCGCCGTCAAGGGCCGCCGCACCCCGGCCTGCATCGGCCTCGATCCACGCCACGACAGCCTGCCCCCCGCCCTCCGCGCCGCGAGCCCCGGCGACGCCGCCGCGGTCGCGCGGGCATTTGCACGGTTTTGCACCGAGGTGATCGACGTCGTCGCGGGGCTCGTGCCGATCGTCAAGCCGCAGTTGGCCTGCTTCGAGGCGATCGGCCCGCACGGCATGGCGGCGCTGGCCGACGTGATCGCCCACGCCCGGTCGCGCGGGCTGCTCGTGCTCGCCGACGGGAAGCGCAACGACATCGGCTCGACCGCCGAGAGCTACGCCGCCGGCTGGCTCGGCGGCCCGTGGGGTACCGACGCGCTGACCGTCAATCCCTACCTCGGCCTCGACGCCCTCGAGCCGTTCGTCAAGGCGGCGACGGCGCGGCACGCGGGAGTGTTCGTGCTGGTGAAGACGTCGAACCCCGGCAGCCGCGACTTCCAGGATCTCGAGATCGGCGGCAAGACGATCTACGACCATGTCGCCGCCGGCGTCGAGGGATTCGCCGCGGCGACGAGCGCCGGGGCGCGCTATGGCGCCGTCGGCGCCGTCGTCGGCGCCACCTGGCCGCGGCAGCTCGACGCCCTCCGCGCCGCCATGCCCCACGCCTGGATCCTCGTCCCCGGCTTCGGCCGCCAGGGCGGGCGCGCCGCCGACGTGCGCGGTGCGTTTCACGCCGACGGCCTGGGGGCGCTGGTCGTCAGCGCCCGCGACGTGATCTTCGCCCACGCGCGGCCGGAGATGAACGCCGGCCTCGCCGACAGCCAGTGGCAGACCGCGGTCGACCGCGCCTGCCACGACATGATCGACCGCCTCGCGGCCGACACCCCCGCCGCCAGCCTCCGCACCTGA